Below is a window of Dromiciops gliroides isolate mDroGli1 chromosome 5, mDroGli1.pri, whole genome shotgun sequence DNA.
aagccaGACCTATTTTTAGCAAAGCTTTCAAGTATGGAGAAGGGAATTTGGGGGAGCTTATTTGGGATCTCTTGGATCTCCAGTAAAGTAGCAGGAAAATTAATTGCTGAGAATGAGGAGTAGATTATGGAATTAGGTTCTTGAAGAAAGTGGGAAAAGTTGGAAAGAAGTATTGCTGAGAATTTGATaagggaataaataaaaagatttcttTGTAGTAATGTAGGTCCAGATAAAAACTAtaggctttggggcagctaggtggcacagtggataaaacaccagccctggattcaggaggacctgacttcaaatccggcctcagacacttgacacttactagctgtgtgaccctgggcaagtcacttaaccccaattgcctcaccaaaaaaataaataaataaaaactataggCTTCAAGAGGGCAGGGGTCCTCTTATCTCATCTAAACTATCTCCCTCAATATCTAGCACAGAGCTCTATACCCAATAGATcctacataaatatttgttgaatgaaaggaAGCATGACTTTGGAGTGGACCAAATAAACATGGATTGTCACTTTCTTTAGCAATGCTCCATGATTTAGGAACagagcagagaaggaaaggaagaaggaaaataatggagGTGATCTAAGTCTGGCGCGGAGGCACAAGAAGCCAGAATATGAATGGTGGACTGGTATGAAGGAAGGAGTCTAAGGAGCTGAGGTCACAGTGAGGATAAAGGGTAGGTTGGGTTGGAGTGAGGGTGTGGGGGAAATGAGGGATCAGAACTTGTAGTCAGAGAAGGGAATTTTAGAGTTCAAGATCTTGGAGGTGTAGTACTTTCAAAGGATGATGACATATGAGGTGTGGTCATTCAGGTGGCTGGCTAAGGTTGAGTGGAGTTGTGTAGGTTGAAGAATGCTAAGATCATGGTTTTAGGAATGATTATTTATCTctagtgttttaaaatttatttccctttctatttgcctccatttctgtCTATAACTTTTTatcaccatttaaaaaatctaGGTGTCTGTCTCTATGTTGGTCTCTATTTTGATGTCAGAAGAGTGGTATGATGGGACTGACTTCTTGACTAACCCCATGTCACTAATTAGCtacatgactttgagcaagtcatttataagatttttgtgtcttagtttcttcatctgtaaaatgggattaataaagCCTGCTCTACTCATTGAACAGGATCATTGTTAAAATACAATGAGTTTTTTTCCGGTCGGTTCTGAAACGTGCGGGAGGCGCGAGCCAGACCGCCCCGTTAGGCCAAGATGCCGGTCGCCAGGAGCTGGGTGTGTCGCAAGACGTACGTGACGCCGCGGCGGCCCTTCGAGAAGTCGCGGTTGGACCAGGAGCTGAAGCTGATCGGCGAGTACGGGCTCCGCAACAAGCGCGAGGTGTGGCGGGTTAAGTTCACGCTGGCCAAGATCCGCAAGGCCGCGCGGGAGCTGCTGACGCTAGACGAGAAGGACCCCCGGCGCCTGTTCGAAGGCAATGCCCTGCTGCGGAGGCTGGTGCGCATCGGCGTCCTGGACGAGGGCAAGATGAAGCTGGATTACATCCTGGGCCTGAAGATCGAGGACTTCCTGGAGCGGCGCCTGCAGACGCAGGTCTTCAAGCTGGGCCTGGCCAAGTCCATCCACCACGCGCGGGTCCTGATCCGCCAGAGGCACATCAGGGTCCGGAAGCAGGTGGTGAACATCCCCTCCTTCATAGTGCGACTGGACTCCCAGAAGCACATCGACTTCTCCCTGCGCTCGCCCTACGGAGGGGGCCGGGCAGGCCGGGTCAAGAGGAAGAATGCCAAGAAGGGCCAGGAAGGGGCCGGCACCGGCGATGATGAGGAGGAAGATTAACCGCCAGCCCCCGCCCCGCTCCCCAAAGTGCATTGGAATAAAGCTCTTTGACTtccggaaaaaaaaatacaatgaaatcatGTGCAATCACAGTAGCATCTATGCCAATTTTTCAAGTTCTCTATTTGTAGCCCTCTCTGTGAGTGTCTGATTCTGGGTCTCAATGACTCTGCTTCTCCTGTCtactccccatccccccaccttTGTTTTTGTTGACTTGCTTTCTTCATTAccactttcctattttttcccttcgTTTTCTCTACTATCTCCTACTCAAGGCTGCATATgctgtttttaatctttttgtctgtctctgtcttgctgtatccctctctgtctctatctctccatctttctctgtcttcctctctttctttttgtctctttctgtctctcaacaagcatttattaggtactcaCTGTTTGTCAgtagtaaagaaagaaaatgaagcgTTTAAAGAGCCAACAGTTTTCAGTCTTGTCCTTGAAATATATCCTTCCTCAGTTAACCACTAATTAGCCATGTGACATCtggcaaatctggcctcagtttccttacatgtaaaatgagtgggttggaatagatgatacTTTAGGCCTATCCTAATATGGAATAATAGAATACTCTGAAAGTAAAACTGCCTCACATTTCTTGTCCCTGATGGTCACCATGCCCTT
It encodes the following:
- the LOC122727535 gene encoding 40S ribosomal protein S9-like is translated as MPVARSWVCRKTYVTPRRPFEKSRLDQELKLIGEYGLRNKREVWRVKFTLAKIRKAARELLTLDEKDPRRLFEGNALLRRLVRIGVLDEGKMKLDYILGLKIEDFLERRLQTQVFKLGLAKSIHHARVLIRQRHIRVRKQVVNIPSFIVRLDSQKHIDFSLRSPYGGGRAGRVKRKNAKKGQEGAGTGDDEEED